One Patescibacteria group bacterium genomic region harbors:
- the uvrA gene encoding excinuclease ABC subunit UvrA encodes MNEFIEIKGACEHNLKGVDVKLPRNQFIVITGLSGSGKSSLAFDTIYAEGQRRYVESLSAYARQFLGVMEKPNVESITGLSPAISIDQKSSSSNPRSTVGTITEIYDYLRLLYARIGLPHCYKCGAVVAKQTVDQIVDQIQKLPVSKFALLAPMVSAKKGEGKEVLQNIKKTGFLRARIDGKMVDLDSKIELAKTQNHTIEAVIDRLDLAQINNNSNRSRITQSVETAVRLGEGTIIVWDIEKDKEWFFSESLACPKCSVSIPELEPRSFSFNNPKGACPACTGLGITKEIDPELLIPNKKLSINEGAIRAGGFSMSSGTGWVQKILEGVGKKYGFKLDRPVEEFSPKAWQALLYGTGEEEVVIHHQSTHGRRLNEYVVKFEGVIPNLLRRYKETDSDFVRAEIDKAMIERICSVCKGGRLRPESVAVTVGDQSIVQVSAMSVEQMVKWFDQLQLNQQETFISQQILKELKERVRFLERVGLNYLTLNRSATTLSGGEAQRIRLATQIGSGLSGVIYILDEPSIGLHQHDNNKLIQSLKGLRDLGNTVIVVEHDAETILAADYVVDMGPGAGDFGGEIIAVGTPGEIKKNPKSLTGQYLSGRKSIPLPAQRRKSNGKKLVVRGAAEFNLQDIDVEFPLGLLVGVTGLSGSGKSTLVNEILAKKLTNVLHGAHQLPGKHRVVEGIDYIDKIITIDQSPIGRSPRSNPATYTGVFTDVRDLFAKLPEAKIRGYQQGRFSFNVKGGRCENCAGDGVIKIEMHFLPDVYVTCDVCKGKRYNHEVLEICFNGKNISEVLEMTVTEALGFFQNIPAIRNKLSVLQEVGLGYIKLGQPATQLSGGEAQRIKLAAELSRRSTGKTLYVLDEPTTGLHFDDIKRLLEVLNKLVDKGNTVLVIEHNMDVIKTVDWIIDLGPEGGDKGGEVVAVGTPEDITKVKQSYTGQYLKKVLG; translated from the coding sequence GTGAACGAATTTATTGAGATTAAAGGGGCTTGTGAACACAACCTCAAAGGTGTTGATGTTAAACTCCCTCGCAATCAATTTATTGTGATTACTGGATTGTCTGGTTCGGGCAAAAGCTCGTTAGCTTTTGATACTATTTATGCCGAAGGCCAGCGCCGTTATGTCGAATCGCTGTCTGCTTATGCTCGGCAGTTTTTAGGAGTAATGGAAAAGCCTAATGTAGAAAGCATTACCGGGTTGTCGCCAGCAATTTCTATCGACCAAAAATCTTCTTCTTCTAACCCTCGGTCAACCGTGGGAACGATTACAGAAATCTATGATTATCTCCGTCTGTTGTATGCCCGGATTGGTCTACCACATTGTTATAAATGCGGCGCGGTGGTGGCCAAGCAGACGGTGGACCAAATTGTTGATCAGATCCAAAAATTACCTGTAAGCAAATTTGCTCTTCTGGCCCCGATGGTATCTGCCAAAAAAGGCGAAGGGAAAGAAGTTTTACAAAATATTAAAAAAACAGGATTTTTAAGGGCGAGAATTGATGGAAAAATGGTAGATTTGGATAGCAAAATCGAATTGGCTAAAACTCAAAATCATACTATTGAAGCTGTGATAGACCGGCTAGATCTGGCCCAAATAAATAATAACTCTAATCGCAGTCGCATTACCCAATCCGTAGAAACGGCTGTTCGTTTGGGTGAGGGGACAATTATAGTTTGGGACATAGAAAAAGATAAAGAATGGTTTTTTTCTGAAAGTTTAGCTTGCCCTAAGTGCAGTGTGAGCATTCCGGAGCTCGAACCCAGAAGTTTCTCTTTCAATAATCCTAAGGGTGCTTGTCCGGCTTGCACGGGATTAGGCATTACCAAGGAGATCGATCCTGAGCTATTGATTCCGAATAAAAAATTGTCCATCAACGAAGGAGCCATCCGGGCAGGAGGTTTTAGTATGAGCAGCGGGACAGGTTGGGTGCAAAAAATTTTGGAAGGAGTCGGGAAAAAGTATGGTTTTAAACTAGATCGGCCGGTAGAAGAATTTTCGCCCAAAGCTTGGCAAGCGCTTTTGTATGGTACTGGCGAAGAAGAAGTCGTGATACATCATCAAAGTACGCATGGGCGTCGGCTTAATGAATATGTAGTTAAATTTGAAGGAGTCATTCCTAATTTATTGCGGCGGTATAAAGAAACTGATTCCGATTTTGTGCGAGCTGAAATTGATAAGGCCATGATTGAGCGCATTTGTTCGGTCTGTAAGGGCGGCCGCTTGCGCCCAGAATCAGTCGCGGTTACCGTCGGAGACCAATCGATTGTGCAAGTTTCGGCCATGTCGGTGGAACAGATGGTCAAGTGGTTCGATCAATTGCAATTGAATCAGCAAGAAACTTTTATTTCCCAACAGATCCTCAAAGAGTTGAAAGAGCGAGTTAGGTTTTTAGAACGAGTCGGTTTAAATTATTTGACCTTAAATCGGAGCGCGACCACTTTGTCGGGCGGAGAAGCCCAACGGATTCGTTTAGCCACCCAGATTGGTTCTGGCCTGTCGGGTGTGATCTACATTTTAGATGAACCATCAATTGGCTTGCACCAGCATGATAATAATAAATTGATCCAATCATTAAAAGGTTTACGCGATCTCGGCAATACGGTAATTGTGGTAGAACACGATGCGGAAACTATTTTAGCAGCCGATTACGTGGTGGATATGGGGCCGGGAGCGGGTGATTTTGGGGGAGAAATTATTGCCGTGGGCACGCCAGGAGAAATTAAGAAAAATCCGAAATCATTAACGGGACAATATTTGTCGGGTCGCAAGAGTATTCCTTTACCGGCCCAGCGGCGTAAGAGTAATGGGAAAAAACTGGTGGTCCGTGGTGCCGCCGAATTCAATCTCCAAGACATTGATGTCGAATTTCCTTTGGGGTTATTAGTAGGAGTGACGGGTTTGTCAGGCTCTGGTAAATCGACTCTCGTGAATGAAATTTTGGCCAAAAAATTGACTAACGTTTTGCATGGAGCTCATCAACTACCAGGTAAACATCGGGTAGTGGAAGGGATTGATTATATAGACAAGATTATTACGATCGATCAATCGCCGATTGGCCGCAGTCCCCGCAGTAATCCGGCGACTTATACCGGGGTATTCACGGATGTGCGCGATCTGTTTGCTAAATTACCGGAGGCCAAAATCCGCGGATATCAACAGGGTAGATTTAGTTTTAATGTCAAAGGCGGTCGCTGCGAGAATTGCGCCGGCGATGGGGTAATCAAAATTGAGATGCATTTTTTGCCCGATGTGTATGTGACTTGCGATGTCTGTAAGGGCAAACGCTACAATCATGAAGTATTGGAGATTTGTTTTAACGGAAAGAATATCTCCGAGGTATTGGAAATGACAGTGACTGAAGCGCTGGGTTTCTTTCAAAACATTCCGGCGATCAGAAATAAACTGAGTGTTCTGCAAGAAGTAGGTTTGGGTTATATCAAGTTGGGCCAACCGGCTACTCAGCTATCCGGAGGGGAGGCGCAAAGAATTAAATTAGCCGCTGAACTGTCTCGCCGCAGTACTGGAAAAACCCTCTATGTTTTGGATGAACCCACTACCGGACTGCATTTTGATGATATTAAACGGCTGCTGGAAGTACTGAATAAATTAGTGGATAAGGGCAACACGGTTTTAGTGATCGAGCACAATATGGATGTCATTAAAACGGTCGACTGGATTATTGATTTAGGTCCCGAGGGCGGGGATAAAGGCGGCGAAGTTGTCGCCGTAGGCACTCCAGAAGATATTACTAAGGTTAAACAAAGTTACACCGGCCAGTATCTAAAAAAAGTTTTAGGTTGA